One window of Streptococcus suis genomic DNA carries:
- a CDS encoding DUF6287 domain-containing protein, protein MTEKEWISYFEAINRRKPTDVEVKIAFKNGEIRKKSYWFRFRSISIWKQISVILLIGFLLFLGYKPALKMYYQSQESRYRGLYETVVSSYQEAILQKDSQKVSAAYFEQPTRIPSYLIDDLDDDGKVEMYIGFDDGVEKINVLEQFDISFGKVKRAKAGPAVSSDKNWSPFDVEGLYQIDLTELSNQDFSSVSGVWISEDGESEVTIYDDGIAFINGVSTDNMSSNSSNNKIIGDRFGFLNTSKQVYEGYAVGEASGGKISLTALTNLGFHYTYNFVPKGIDYSGTDSQKDRIVVKTFDGEIVLYSSSDVNSNIKSNEQADASAVNLTDLLRGDFSSLAGTWKNSYNSFTLDEKGSYRGTSSEDGLAFRDLRLEEDNYIMAVLGDSSTSWQNANSGAFWYFIPAGIKLEFEQDTDSSRDRFIVNAKDSFGSKDWVYYKVE, encoded by the coding sequence GTGACAGAAAAAGAATGGATAAGCTATTTTGAAGCAATTAATAGACGGAAACCGACTGATGTTGAAGTAAAAATTGCTTTTAAGAATGGTGAGATAAGGAAGAAGTCCTACTGGTTTCGTTTTCGAAGCATTTCAATCTGGAAGCAAATTTCGGTTATTTTGCTAATAGGCTTTCTTTTGTTTCTTGGTTACAAACCAGCCTTGAAAATGTATTATCAGAGTCAAGAGAGTCGCTATCGCGGACTTTATGAGACAGTAGTATCTAGCTATCAGGAAGCCATTCTACAGAAAGATAGTCAGAAAGTAAGTGCTGCATATTTTGAACAACCAACTCGGATCCCATCCTATCTAATTGATGATTTAGATGATGATGGGAAAGTAGAAATGTACATAGGGTTTGATGATGGAGTGGAAAAAATTAACGTATTAGAGCAGTTCGATATTTCATTTGGAAAGGTTAAAAGGGCAAAAGCAGGTCCAGCAGTCTCTTCTGATAAAAATTGGTCTCCTTTCGATGTAGAAGGTCTATACCAAATAGATTTGACAGAATTATCTAATCAGGACTTTTCGTCCGTAAGTGGAGTTTGGATTTCAGAAGATGGAGAGTCTGAAGTAACGATATATGACGACGGCATAGCTTTTATTAATGGGGTTAGTACGGACAATATGTCTAGCAACTCAAGTAATAATAAGATTATTGGGGATAGATTTGGTTTTCTAAATACAAGCAAGCAAGTATATGAAGGATATGCCGTTGGTGAAGCCAGTGGAGGCAAAATTTCTCTAACAGCTCTCACAAATTTAGGTTTTCATTATACTTATAACTTTGTTCCGAAAGGAATTGATTACTCAGGAACGGACTCTCAAAAAGATAGAATTGTTGTAAAGACATTTGATGGGGAAATAGTTTTATACTCATCTTCGGACGTTAATTCAAACATTAAATCTAATGAGCAAGCTGATGCATCAGCAGTCAATCTGACAGACTTGTTAAGAGGCGATTTTTCTAGCTTGGCTGGAACTTGGAAAAATTCTTATAATTCTTTCACTCTTGATGAAAAGGGGAGTTATAGAGGAACATCTTCAGAAGATGGACTCGCTTTTCGTGATTTGAGATTAGAAGAGGATAATTATATTATGGCAGTGCTTGGAGATAGCTCTACAAGTTGGCAAAATGCTAATTCTGGAGCATTTTGGTATTTTATTCCAGCAGGAATAAAGCTAGAGTTTGAACAGGATACAGATAGTAGTCGAGATAGATTTATAGTTAACGCAAAAGATAGTTTTGGAAGTAAAGACTGGGTATACTATAAGGTAGAATAA